In Natronococcus sp. AD-5, the genomic window GGTCGTGGACTGACACGCGTCCGCTTCCCAACTCTGACGCCTTCTCCCGTAGCTGCTGGACGAGGTCCTCGCTCGGTTGGCCGTACAGGTCAATAGATTCGAGTTCGATAAACTCTCCAATCGGGGGGAACTTCGGGCCCGCAACCTCCATGTGAAACTCTAACGACGTCTGGTCAGCGTGCATATGCATCACCGTCATCCGGTCCTCGTCGGAACTGAAGTAGACGTTGTACGCCAGTATCTCCGGCTCGTTAGCTTCGACGAACGCTACCAGTTCCGCCATCGCCGGCTTGAGTTCACCCAGTTTCCCGTCGCGAACCGCACATTGGTCGATATACACGATGGGGTTAGCCATCCTGCTCCCTCCGCTCGACGACGATACCGCGTTGGTCGCTATTCGTTTTGTCATAGGTCCCTCCGGACTGCGCGCCGAGCACAACGGAGTCTCCTTCAGAAACAGGACATCAGAGCAGGCGCTACTGCTCGCTACGCCGGCCCTGGTGTTAATTGTTATCGTCACACAAGGGCTGTTGAGGAGAGTTCCCTGATGTGGTCCGAACAGTCCAGTTTACCTACGAATTCACGGCGGTGAACTCACGCTTCACGAACGGATCAGAGGTACTGCTGGTGGAATCGTTTTTAGACGTAGAATCCGATTCCGGGCACCTGAAGACGGCATCGTACAAGCAATACCATCACAGCTCCAGTAGTCGAAGGCCTTTTCACCCGTTACACAGCGCTCTTTTCGAGATCCTGTACACCGAAGTACGATTGATCAGTTCTCAGGTACAGGAGTCTCACATCTGTTCAAATCCTCGCCGGAGCATCCTTCTCCCGGCGCTTTGCGGCGGCCTTTCGTTCTGCAGAAACGCCGCCTGCCCAACGACGTGTAATTATCACGGAAAACCATGTGTGAGGCAAACATTCGGGGCTGTACGGGACTTTTTAACCCCGGAGACGTACGGCCCTGTGATGACACTTCATAACAGGACCGTCCGTCAAGACGTCCGAGAGCTCGGAGCACTCCTCGGCGACGTGCTCGAGGGCCAGACCTCTCGGCGGGCGTTCGAGACGGTCGAATCCAGTCGTACCGCGGCGATCGACTACCGCTCCGGCGACCTCGAGTCTCGCGAACCGCTCGCGACGGAACTCGGGAACCTCTCCCCGCACGAACAGCGAATCGTCGCCCGGGCGTTCACGACGTACTTCGAACTGATCAACCTCGCCGAAGAGCGCGAACGGGTACGTTCGATCCGCTCCGGATCCCAGGAGGGGACCCTCGAGGACAGCCTCGAGACGGCCGCGGCCGAGCTGGCCGAGGCCGACGTCGAAACCGTTCAGGAAGTCCTCGACGACGTCCTGATCGAGCCGACGTTCACCGCCCACCCGACGGAGGCGCGGCGAAAGACCGTCAAGTCGAAGCTCCGCGCGATCGCGACGCACCTCGAGACGCTCGACGAGCGGCTGCTGACCGACAAGGAGCGCGAGCAGGTCTGGCGGGACGTCGACGCCGAGGTCACGAGCCTCTGGCAGACCCCGCAGGTGCGAAAGCGCCAGCCGGAGGTCGAAGACGAGGCGCGGAACGTGCAGTGGTACCTCGAGAACACGCTGTTCGACGTCGTCGGCGAGGTCTACGACGAACTCGCGGACGCGATCGACGAGGAAGTCGGACGGAGCCTCGAGATCCCCAAACTCTTCGAGTTCCGCTCGTGGGCCGGCAGCGACCGGGACGGGAACCCGTACGTGACGCCTGAAGTGACCGCGAACACGCTCGAGCGCCAGCGCGAGGTCGTCTTAGAGCAGTACCGCACCCAGCTCAAGCGGCTCTCGGGCGTCCTGAGCCAGGACGGGAGCCGGATCGACGTCGGGCCGGAGTTCGAGGGCGCCCTCGAGGAAGACCGAGAACGGCTGCCCGGCAGCGCCCGCACCGCGAAAGACCGGTATCCGGGCGAGCCCTACCGACAGAAGCTCAAGCTCATGCGCGAGCGCTTAGAGCGCGTCGGCGACGTCCGCCCCGGCGGCTACGACGACGTGGACGAACTGCTCGACGACCTCGAGATCATCGCGAAGAGCCTCCGGAACAACGGCGGCGAGAGCGTCGTCGACGCGCACGTCGACCCGATCCGCCGGCAGGTCGCCACGTTCGGCTTCTCGCTCGCGAGCATGGACCTGCGGGACCACCAGCAGAAACACACCGACGCCATCGCGGCGGCCCTCGAGCGAGAGGGGATCGACTACCACGGCCTGAGCGAGGACGAGCGGACCGAACTCCTGACCGACGCCATCCTCCAGGACGAACCGGTGATCGACCTCGAGGACACCGAGGGGCTCTCGGAGGATTCGACCCGCGTCCTGACCCTGTTCGACAGTCTCGGCGACTGGCAGACCGAGTACGGCATCCACGCGATCGACACCTACTGTATCTCGATGACCGAGGAGCCGAGTCACGTCCTCGAAGTGCTCTTCCTCGCCGACCAGGCCGACGTCGTCTCATTGCCGGAGCACTGCGGGCTCGACATCGTCCCGCTGCTCGAGACCGAGTACGCCCTCTCGGGCGCCCGCCGCATCATGGGGACGCTCTTCGAGAACGAGGCCTACGTGCAGGCGCTCGAGGCGCGCGGCCGGACCCAGGAGATCATGCTGGGGTACTCCGACTCGAACAAGGAGAACGGCTTCCTCGCGGCCAACTGGTCGCTGTACAAGAACCAGCGCCGGCTCGGCGAGATCTGCGACGACCACGACGTGACGATGCGGCTGTTCCACGGCCGCGGCGGCTCGATCTCCCGCGGCGGCGGTCCGATGAACGAGGCGCTGCTCGCCCTCCCCAACAGTACCGTCACGGGTCAGGTCAAGTTCACCGAACAGGGCGAGGCGATCGCCGAAAAGTACGGCAATCCCCGCATCGCCGAGCGGAACATCGAGCAGATGCTGAACGCCCAGCTCCGGGCGCGCCTCTACGCGAAGGAACAGCCCGAGGAAGCGGTCGACGACGAGTGGATCGAAGCCATGGAGACGATGGCCGACGCCGCTCGCCAGGAGTACCGCGACCTCTTGGAGAGCGAGGGCTTCGTTCGGTACTTCGAGCAGGCGACGCCGATCACGGTCATCGAGAACCTCGACCTCGGCTCCCGACCCGCCTCGCGATCGGGCGAGCGAACCGTCGAGGACCTGCGGGCGATCCCGTGGGTCTTCTCCTGGACCCAGTCCCGGTGCATCCTTCCGGGATGGTACGCCGTCGCGACCGGGATCGACGCCTACCTCGAGGACGGCGGCTCGGAGGAGACCCTCCAGGAGATGTACGAGGAGTGGTCGTTCTTCCGGACGACGCTCGACAACGCCGCCCTCTCGCTGTCGCGAACGGAACTCGAGATCGCCGAGAACTACGCTCAGATGGCGGACGACGACCTTCGCGAGCGCTTCTTCCCGCGGGTGAGCGACGAGTACGAGCGCGCCGCGGACCTGATCAAGACGATCGGACAGCGCGACGAACTCCACACTCGCGACTGGCTCGGCGAGAACCTGGAGCGGCGCAACCCGTACGTCGACCCGCTGAACCTGCTGCAGGTTTACCTGCTCAATCGCACCCACCGAACCGACATCGAGGAGCGAACGCTGCGGCTGACGGTGAAGGGTATCGCCGCCGGGATGAAGAACACCGGGTAACCGGGCGACGCCACGCGCTCGGCGCCGCCGGGATTCTCAGCCCTTTCTCGCCCCTCCCGTCGCTCAGTTCGGCGAGCACCAGGGCCGCCCCGAAGAAACCGCCGGTGGAAGCCGGTTGCCCCGCTGTTACTCGCGGCGCGAAAGTCGAACGACGAAGCCGCCGTTCTCGGAGACGCGAACCGGGATGGTCGCGTCGGCCGTGACGACGCGCTCTTGCGCTTCGAGCGACGAGCCACCCTCGGCGTCGCGAATGATGCGAGCGTCGTACCGTCGGTCGTCAGAGAGGAACGAAAGCGGGACCGTAACGGTCCGGCCGTCGCCGGCGATGATACTCCCGACGAACCATCGATCGCCGTCGCGACGAGCCACCGTCGCTTCCTCAGCGGGATACCCGCCGACGAACGTCGTCTCGTCCCACGCGGCGGACACCTCCCCGAGAAATTCCTCGGCCAGTGGATAGCTGCGGTAACTCTCCACGCTGTCGGCGAAGTGCTGGAGGTTCGACTGGTAGACCACCGACAGCGCGAGTTCGTGTCCGAGCGACGTCTCTGCGGCGCGAGGAGCGCCCTCGTAACGCGAGGAGAGCGTCGCCGGGGTGTAATCCATCGGGCCGACGACGTTTCGCGTGTACGGGAGAGCGAGATTGTGACTCGGCGGCATCTCCTCCCAGCCGTAGGATTCGGCCCCGCGCACGGCTTCCGTCGTCAGCAGGTGCGGCCACGTGCGCCGTCGCCCCTTCGGAACCGTCGAGCCGTGGAAGTTCACCAGTAGCTCGTGTTCCGCCGCGGATTCCAGTAAGTCGTCGTACCACTGCATCCGGTCCTGACGGTCGGCGTTCATGTAGTCGATCTTGATACCGCTCACTCCCCACGACGCTAGCCGCGAGAGGAGGGTCTCTCTTTTCGTCTCCGTGTCGAGATCGTACCATACCATCCACGCGATGATGTCGACGCCGCGCCCGTT contains:
- the ppc gene encoding phosphoenolpyruvate carboxylase, encoding MTLHNRTVRQDVRELGALLGDVLEGQTSRRAFETVESSRTAAIDYRSGDLESREPLATELGNLSPHEQRIVARAFTTYFELINLAEERERVRSIRSGSQEGTLEDSLETAAAELAEADVETVQEVLDDVLIEPTFTAHPTEARRKTVKSKLRAIATHLETLDERLLTDKEREQVWRDVDAEVTSLWQTPQVRKRQPEVEDEARNVQWYLENTLFDVVGEVYDELADAIDEEVGRSLEIPKLFEFRSWAGSDRDGNPYVTPEVTANTLERQREVVLEQYRTQLKRLSGVLSQDGSRIDVGPEFEGALEEDRERLPGSARTAKDRYPGEPYRQKLKLMRERLERVGDVRPGGYDDVDELLDDLEIIAKSLRNNGGESVVDAHVDPIRRQVATFGFSLASMDLRDHQQKHTDAIAAALEREGIDYHGLSEDERTELLTDAILQDEPVIDLEDTEGLSEDSTRVLTLFDSLGDWQTEYGIHAIDTYCISMTEEPSHVLEVLFLADQADVVSLPEHCGLDIVPLLETEYALSGARRIMGTLFENEAYVQALEARGRTQEIMLGYSDSNKENGFLAANWSLYKNQRRLGEICDDHDVTMRLFHGRGGSISRGGGPMNEALLALPNSTVTGQVKFTEQGEAIAEKYGNPRIAERNIEQMLNAQLRARLYAKEQPEEAVDDEWIEAMETMADAARQEYRDLLESEGFVRYFEQATPITVIENLDLGSRPASRSGERTVEDLRAIPWVFSWTQSRCILPGWYAVATGIDAYLEDGGSEETLQEMYEEWSFFRTTLDNAALSLSRTELEIAENYAQMADDDLRERFFPRVSDEYERAADLIKTIGQRDELHTRDWLGENLERRNPYVDPLNLLQVYLLNRTHRTDIEERTLRLTVKGIAAGMKNTG